In Methanobacterium sp., the following are encoded in one genomic region:
- a CDS encoding formylmethanofuran dehydrogenase subunit A, with protein sequence MEKIIKNGMVYDPLNNIDGDKMDICIRDGQVVDSVSDKAEVIDASGKIVMAGGVDPHTHIAGAKVNVGRMYRPEDSKKDVETNFGGRRAGSGFSVPSTFMTGYRYAQMGYTTAMEAAMPPLLARHTHEEFHDMPIIDHAAFPLFGNNWFVMKYIKEGNLDKCAAYAAWLLRVTKGYAIKIVNPAGTEAWAWGGNVHGINDPVPYFDVTGAEIIKGLAEVNEMLGLPHAIHLHCNDLGHPGNYETTIASFDVPKDITPTPKYGNRDKILYATHVQFHCYGGTNWRDFVSEAPKVADYVNKNDHIVIDVGQVTLDETTTMTADGPMEYDLHSLNGLKWANCDVEMETGSGVVPFIYAARAPVPAAQWGVGMELFLHTKDASKVCLTTDSPNAGPFTRYPRVIAWLMSNQYRMNMIENELHKWAQTKTTVATLDREYSLYEIAQVTRATAAKVLGLSDTKGHLGAGADADIAVYDFNPETQDQSAEYMAIEKAFGNASYVLKDGEIVVVDGAMTNPDIYGRTYWINTHGKPEAEEAVKADVDKWFKQYYSVNLENYPVQDEYIPKSVPLIEE encoded by the coding sequence TTGGAAAAAATAATAAAAAACGGAATGGTTTATGATCCACTAAATAACATCGATGGAGACAAGATGGACATCTGTATAAGAGACGGACAAGTAGTGGACAGTGTAAGTGATAAAGCAGAAGTAATAGATGCTTCTGGAAAAATCGTAATGGCTGGAGGAGTTGACCCTCACACACACATAGCCGGTGCAAAAGTTAATGTTGGAAGGATGTACCGTCCAGAAGACAGTAAAAAAGACGTTGAAACAAATTTTGGAGGTAGAAGAGCTGGAAGTGGGTTCTCAGTTCCATCAACATTCATGACCGGTTACAGATATGCTCAGATGGGTTACACAACTGCTATGGAAGCAGCTATGCCTCCATTACTTGCAAGACACACTCACGAAGAGTTCCATGACATGCCTATAATTGACCATGCAGCTTTCCCACTATTTGGAAACAACTGGTTTGTAATGAAGTACATAAAAGAAGGCAATCTGGATAAATGTGCAGCTTATGCAGCATGGTTACTTAGAGTAACCAAAGGATACGCAATAAAAATTGTAAACCCTGCAGGTACAGAAGCATGGGCATGGGGAGGAAACGTTCACGGAATCAACGACCCAGTACCATACTTTGATGTAACAGGTGCAGAAATCATAAAAGGCTTAGCAGAAGTAAATGAAATGCTCGGACTTCCACACGCAATACATTTACACTGTAACGACCTTGGACACCCTGGAAACTACGAAACAACTATTGCATCCTTCGATGTACCTAAAGACATTACTCCGACCCCTAAATATGGTAACAGAGATAAAATTCTATACGCTACACACGTTCAGTTCCACTGTTACGGAGGAACAAACTGGAGAGATTTTGTATCGGAAGCACCTAAAGTTGCAGATTACGTAAACAAAAACGATCACATTGTAATTGACGTTGGTCAAGTAACATTAGATGAAACAACCACAATGACAGCAGACGGACCAATGGAGTATGATTTACACTCTTTAAATGGTCTTAAATGGGCTAACTGCGATGTTGAAATGGAAACTGGTTCAGGAGTAGTTCCATTTATATATGCAGCCAGAGCACCAGTTCCTGCAGCTCAATGGGGAGTTGGAATGGAACTCTTCTTACATACAAAAGATGCAAGTAAAGTATGCTTAACCACTGACAGCCCAAATGCAGGGCCATTCACAAGGTATCCAAGAGTTATTGCATGGTTAATGAGTAACCAGTACAGAATGAACATGATTGAAAATGAACTTCACAAATGGGCACAAACCAAAACCACTGTGGCCACATTAGACCGTGAATACTCATTATACGAAATAGCTCAAGTTACAAGAGCAACAGCTGCTAAAGTGCTCGGTTTAAGTGATACCAAAGGACATCTCGGAGCAGGTGCAGATGCAGATATTGCAGTATATGATTTCAACCCAGAAACACAGGATCAATCTGCAGAATACATGGCAATAGAAAAAGCCTTTGGAAATGCATCTTATGTGCTTAAAGATGGGGAAATTGTAGTTGTTGATGGAGCAATGACAAACCCTGACATTTATGGAAGAACATACTGGATAAACACCCATGGAAAACCAGAAGCAGAAGAAGCTGTAAAAGCTGATGTGGATAAATGGTTTAAACAATATTACTCA